A single window of Nicotiana tomentosiformis chromosome 1, ASM39032v3, whole genome shotgun sequence DNA harbors:
- the LOC104090851 gene encoding pentatricopeptide repeat-containing protein At2g01390 — protein sequence MFATLAANRFFKKLQPFLCFSISSRSWFSRSISNHVHSFTQSKQRRSVGQGNRPVSKSTRSIQKQEVDLPKVFMRDTITRISHILRFSTWDSAQEQLMELSIKWDSYTVNQVLKTHPPMEKAWLFFNWTSKLKGFKHDHFTYTTMLDIFGEAGRISSMNYIFKQMQDKGIKIDAVTYTSLLHWLSNHGDIDGSIKLWQEMKDKGCVPNVISYTAYMKVLFDHNLVKEGAKIYKEMLQSGCSPNCHTYTVLMEHLAGSGKFDRVLEIFSKMQDAGVQPDKAACNILVEKCCNAGETQAMMKILHYMKEKFLVLRYSIYKEALHTLKIAGVSDRLLRDVNRHLSSEKFNHDQIDRSDGTTESTCLTLDDKMILYLLNKQSLLAVDYLLDSLMSKRLKLDSGIVSTIVEVNCNCGRVNGAFLAFEFSVKLGITIERIMYLALVGELIRTSSLSRVVDIVEAVVGAGLSLGSELTALLIHRLGCTREPTSAEKLFSILPDQQKSTAVYTALINSYFTCGNAEKGLEVFETMRKQGINVALSTYCVLLNGLERNGLFDKVQSYRKEKMRFKSEICSREMSLEERVCDLLFAGNLVG from the exons ATGTTTGCTACTCTTGCTGCCAATCGGTTCTTCAAAAAGCTCCAGCCTTTTCTGTGCTTCTCTATCAGTAGCCGTTCTTGGTTTAGCAGAAGTATTAGTAACCATGTACATTCCTTCACGCAATCCAAACAGAGGAGATCTGTCGGACAAGGTAATCGACCTGTGAGCAAGTCTACCAGATCTATTCAGAAACAAGAAGTAGATCTCCCTAAAGTTTTCATGAGGGATACAATTACAAGAATATCACATATACTGAGATTTTCAACTTGGGATTCTGCTCAAGAGCAGTTGATGGAGCTTTCCATAAAATGGGATTCCTACACAGTTAATCAAGTTCTCAAGACTCATCCCCCTATGGAGAAAGCCTGGTTGTTTTTCAATTGGACCTCTAAGTTGAAAGGGTTTAAGCATGACCACTTTACCTACACGACTATGTTGGATATTTTTGGGGAAGCTGGGAGGATTTCATCCATGAACTATATTTTTAAGCAGATGCAAgacaaaggaatcaagatagATGCAGTGACCTATACATCCCTTCTTCACTGGCTTTCCAACCATGGGGACATTGATGGGTCGATTAAATTGTGGCAGGAGATGAAAGATAAAGGATGTGTTCCTAATGTTATTTCCTACACTGCATACATGAAAGTTTTATTTGATCACAATCTTGTTAAGGAAGGAGCCAAGATATACAAGGAGATGCTTCAATCTGGTTGTTCTCCCAACTGTCACACATATACTGTCCTCATGGAGCATCTTGCTGGTTCTG GAAAATTTGATAGAGTTCTCGAGATTTTCAGTAAAATGCAAGATGCAGGGGTTCAACCAGATAAAGCTGCATGCAACATTTTAGTGGAAAAATGCTGCAATGCTGGGGAAACGCAAGCAATGATGAAAATTCTTCACTACATGAAGGAGAAGTTTCTTGTTCTGCGTTATTCTATCTATAAAGAGGCTCTTCACACGTTGAAGATAGCTGGGGTGAGTGATCGGCTACTCAGGGATGTCAACCGTCATCTGTCCTCAGAAAAGTTCAACCATGATCAGATTGACAGATCAGATGGAACCACTGAAAGTACTTGTCTCACTTTGGATGATAAGATGATTTTGTACTTATTGAATAAGCAAAGTCTTCTTGCTGTTGATTACTTACTAGATAGCTTGATGAGTAAGCGTCTCAAATTGGATTCTGGAATAGTGTCAACTATAGTTGAGGTAAACTGTAACTGTGGTAGAGTAAATGGTGCTTTTTTGGCCTTCGAGTTCAGTGTGAAATTGGGCATAACCATTGAAAGAATTATGTATCTCGCCTTGGTTGGCGAACTTATTAGAACAAGTTCACTTTCAAGGGTTGTTGACATTGTTGAAGCAGTGGTCGGGGCAGGACTATCATTAGGGTCAGAACTAACTGCTCTTCTGATACATCGGCTTGGCTGCACTAGAGAGCCGACTTCTGCGGAAAAGTTATTTAGCATCTTACCTGATCAGCAGAAGAGTACTGCTGTATATACTGCTTTAATAAACAGCTACTTCACTTGTGGGAATGCGGAGAAAGGACTTGAAGTATTTGAGACCATGAGAAAGCAAGGGATAAATGTGGCATTAAGTACTTACTGTGTCCTACTGAATGGTCTTGAAAGAAATGGCTTATTTGATAAAGTACAATCTTATAGGAAAGAAAAGATGAGATTTAAATCTGAAATCTGCAGTCGAGAAATGTCTCTGGAAGAAAGAGTGTGTGATCTTCTTTTTGCTGGAAACTTAGTCGGTTGA